Within Colias croceus chromosome 10, ilColCroc2.1, the genomic segment tccTCATATTAGATCTCAAAACGTCCAAGCCGATATCGACCGCATCCATCGCAGTTCCCGGAGCGCACATTACACCGTATCCACCGTGACCGTAGCAATGCACCACTTTCAAACCATCAATAACCTCTGCCTCCACACGAACAGGTACCCTATGAGGTCGCAAGCCAACCTTCTGTGCCACTACCTCTACATTCTTCAAAGCTGGCAACAAGTCCAGACACCTCTCCATGATTGCCGCCGCATCATGCCTGCACACCTGCATGTTGTAGCTATCATATTGGCGTACTCCTCCCAAAGTTGCTATACCATCCTGCCCCGGTATCACATACGCATCATAGTCACCGTAAAACGCCGTCTTTAACCACGGAGCTCTCACCTTGAAAATCTGACCGCGTATCGGCACTAAATCGTAATCGTTGCACAAATATTTTGCTCCCATCCCGGTGCAGTTAAATACCAAATCGTATTCGAGCGATGAGAAACTGTCCACCTTTCTGTTGACGATTTTCCCGCCACTTTTGACGAATGAATTCTCTATCCACGGCAGGTAATAGTCGCATGACGTTTTGACAGTTGTAAAATAGGACCCATATTTCCAACCTTTGCCTGCAATTTCTAGTTCGTTCTCATCGACAGGTCGATAAATAGGCACAAGATCTTCAATTAAGCGATTCTTAGTCGTGTGGTAGTTTTCTTTTGAGAATATGTATGTGGAAAGTGAAACTACGCCGGCCTTGTCTGCTTCggatgtttttaatatatccTGCCAGTAGTACCAAGAATTGTCAATCCATCGTTTTGTTATCTCGTATGTGGGACCTCGGAAGCTGAGTCCTGGCCGAAAGATGCCAGCAGCGACACAACTCACAGTGTCCTCTTTAAATTTATCCGCTACGACGGTGATATCAACATTTCTGAGTCGATCTTGCAATATTTTCGCCACCGTTAAACCGACGACTCCCGCCCCGAGGACAGCCACTTTTGGAGAATTCTTGTCCATTTTTAATCTGCAAAAGAAAAGGTTTTATCGCTCAATTTTAGACAGATTTACGCGTCCTTAAATATTGACTCgatttgatgaaattttttgcTTTACCGAAAAGGGTCGTGTCAACTCACAGCCCGGACCCTTTTGTACGCTTCTGtagttataattaatgaaggcgaattaaaaaaatggttaaacTTTTACATGAAACATCGGTCTTATAACCGTTTTTTAATTACgttcatttttaatgaaaggCCTTGTAcatgcaaattatttttttttttttataatcaaatcAAACTTTGCTACTCTTctttaagagggcttattcaatttaacgcaagtcaaaatctccgcgatctattacgatagatcgcggcttgcgctatccttttactatgaacagcataagtccacaggagagcgccgagcaacatgtcctctctctggaaaggctcgctgccgactgattttaatcgggtcgcgcgcagtgttttatagtactttaaaaaaaattgtagaaaaataatagaggtaccttagttgattttttaaattttatcttataagtaagacgttcttttattgcaatatgtaaaaataatattaaactaagtcaaatatcttggtgaaaataatcattttgtcgactataatttctaaaaaaattcacattgttcggattttaatttcgtaagttaggagtccaaaataaaaaaatcttttaactaactattttaataaggatttttgcagttagttaaaaaaaattgtgtgttagatctgtcagcgatttcagatattttcagcttcgaaattgacactaaaagcgaaatcaagtaatcatcggctcagttatcttgatggtattcacaaatactgtattaattgaaaaaaactcttaactaactatatggacaataaaatttcctaaaagtattagtaattcatatgtttgtaagataagtagttgatggacaatctggtttgaaaaatcacatatttgagccaaacagcgcacggaccgcgtacacggccttaagaacctaggtatttttattcgtTCGCCTAAGCAATAGAATTGCGGAATTCTATGCTTTAAGATTCTCAGCTGTGCAGCGATAAGTTTAATActgaaaattaattgataGAATGCGATAAGGTTATCGTtcgttaataattttttatagtgaCCTCGATCTGTtgttaagtatttaaataatctgttattaagtaggtatatcaaTTGTGGAGTTCCCAATATCACAGAACACTTAATAATACCTAAGTAGTAGCTAACTcccaatatcttaaaaaaatataaaatctttgTGTTCAAATATAACCTCTAGGTGCAGTGCGATAGCGAACGATCCATTGAAAAGAACTTTTTATCAAGAATTGTTTACCTACTTTGCTCTATAAATAatctgaatattttataatatctttattgaaaacaataacACTATAATAACAGCTTACATGCGTTATATTCCAAAGTTACCTTTAAAAATCCTATATCATCACCAAGTAATTAACTACTGACccgaaataaaacaaaaacgcGATCAATTAGAGATACGCTCTTtacataggtactaataaattacattggACCtgctcataatatattattttactctaTGGGCCTCCTGTTGATAAATAATACCAAGAacttagagtatatatactatctatagagtgcgaacaaccaagtgggaacagtaggcacaggtgggaacaacacgacgttcccgccgcgagcgctcgcagtcgtggttgagtgctcacgaagtgcgttgctctggattttttttcatattacgaataaacatggtgaaatgtgctgttctatcttgcaaaaacgatactagaaaatacacaaaattgaaatccacTATCACATTCCATCAGTAAGTCGattgttatacttatttttatgaaaataaatctagcatCGCGGGCGTGAAGGGTAGGTGAgaggcggacacgcgcaggcttgctcgcgcgcctcactgccgccacgtgatcatagtgatgtgacctgaccaacgctgtactcgatataaagtttactagaagaactatattttaacaaattatttatttaacttaaaatttaaaactcttttaaaaatgtattataaatatatttgtggtgtgttttgtatgatacactttctaatatgaatgcgaatgtaaatgtaaagtatgtaatgttacgatatattttctgaaccgctaaattgattttgaagattttgatagtagaatggataaaattaaataaaaaaattattaatattatttattaactatattatcattttaaattattaattatttcttaatattttttaccatttttaaaacattattattatggtttgatttattattaaagaaatagcactaaacctgatcttttattttattaactttattatttaaaaagtactcacgtttttctgatattccaattaaacatatttttttaaagtacttataattaatacaagaaaatttcatatataatatttaatattcaaatggaataaacaaactttattcagttggtagacaaatttaaaattacatatttatactttattcgtatatttttcctttaataacttattgaacataaaatttacttatgatacatatttatttacataacttatcgacagttcaacacgcaattgatacctacccatccctatttgtcacacacacatctatatagtatctatagctcatctgcctacgatgcgcaataagcaatttgtgcaatacactcgctctatactattgtaatatatactctaagacCAAGAATAATACTAATATGACTGACGTTACGATTATTAAGTTGCAGATAAAGATATTAAGAACATCACTAATTGAGATGCCAACTCAAAGTTTGtaattttacagaaaatatTACGTTGTTAAAATGTTACGTCGTATTTGTAAGTGATCCATGTTTTtccttctatattataattattatgtattcaaattgatttaatgatcattacatattatttttaaactttattaataacaattaaatgttACTggtaattcaaaatattccaataccatgttataattataacttttatattttatttccagaGTCACGACCACCAAGAAAGAACTACAATCAACTTTCATCGAATGAAAAGCTTGATAACAGACAAAGTGAAGACATTCACATAGAAGAAGCAGATGTAGATTCAGATGCCAGCAGCACAGACCTCGACGAGCGAGACACGCGCAATGTCTGCCCTCCCTGTGCGCATGACCGATACAACAACAACGTGCGACATTCACATGATGAATTCAGTGACGATACAGATTATGGTGAGTAGACAGCATGATTTGTTTATCTGTACCATTCAAACCAACGAGCACAGCACATCACTTTTGCTGTTTTGACACCTAAAACCCAGTTGTCACTGTCAACTTGACACATACACTAAAGTTGGATGTTggaattgtattgttttttttttaattgtgaactGTTGtgaactttaaattttaaagactTCCGCATATTAAATAAGTGATTTACGAATATCAAACGGAGGGTCTAGTGTAACAATCAAGATGGCAACTTTGAAATCCGATTTGGATGACTATTTACTACAAAATGAGAATCGAAGAAGCTACAAGTTCAACTTACCTTTTTCAACTTCGAACTTTTTCACACGAAGCAACGAAGAGACGCCCACCAGCACGACCACTACTAGTTCTTGGTTCGATGAAGTGCAAAAGGAATACTTTACCCTTGTGAGTGCgattaattttgttatcatTTTGCTGTTATTTACTTTTGATAATGAGGtcaaagttttattaaatattaattgttgCAGACCCGAACGCAGCGGTTTATGGGTTTTGGAATTTGTCTATTCTTCGGAATTCTATGCTTTATTCTGTCATTTTTGTATATACCCATACTTCTACTACAAGCAAGGAAGTTTGCACTACTTTTTACTCTAGGAAGTTTATTCTTCATATTTAGGTAAGTCTCTCTTCTATTATCTATAAGACTTCATTTATGtctatgaaattaataatacaatactttttacaaacttttttgtcagtataataaaagaatattatGATGTTGAATATGAGTCATCACACAGTCATGGttcagatataaaatataataaacatatttgttaacttacataaaaaaaaacattgccaAAACAATTGAAATTCACAAggaattttatgaaatattttgtttatgtttcgCATGTATGTACTCATATTGATATAGACCCTGAGTTTCATTTTCACTTGAAACAGTGAAAATGAAACTCACAAACATACTTCTaaacatttgtttttcttaaCTTACTAGAGAAATTTATTAAAGGATAATGTAGCCTGTGATTTGTAGTacatttgattttatataaaccgttcttattattaaaatgaaataaaaatagagcataataatatattggatTAAACAAGGTATTCATGATTACCTCATCTATAATTGATGTTAGACGCACATCATGACATACATATAAACTTGTTTATTTACTTCTATTATACTTTCTAATTTACTGTTATAAAGGAATCCACTTTAACATAAGTAATATAGAATAAgttcaataattttgtatgatatctatacatataataaatctgtagaagggtcaattctgtacattgaaaatattgaaaaaataaatagcagggggtgttactggatcgataccaaacccaaatatgtaattaaaaaaatttttgtctgtctgtctgtctgtctgtctgtatgtgaagacatcacgtgaaaactaccagttcgatttcgatgaaacttggtataattataccttattatcctgggcgtaaaataggatactttttatcctggaaaaatacgtagaaaaaaaataatcttactttttcagttatccatagacgttgttctgtagaaccgcgaacacacgttgcgtattattaatttattataggcctagccgtatttgggtcagatagatatttataagatgtcattgtcagagttactcaaaatggagaaacaaaccatccacgcgaagaccgacatccgcgcggacggagtcgcgggcggaagctagttttaaataaaacacttaatttgtttaattttcttcTCCATAACTATCAATAGATATTTAACTAATTGTTTCATGTAATGAATACAACTAATAattccttttattttcataatatataatcatTAATTAGCATACTGTTGAATATACTttttcattttgtaatttcTTAAATGTACTTGTCACTGGAAACTTAAAAACTAACACAATCAATTTACCATTAAACTCATTTGCTAACAAATAAGCAtcatcattattaatatttatatctaacaGTTTCAGTTTCCTCTGGGGTCCATGGTCGCACCTCAAGTCAATGTTCTCTAGAGAGAGAGCGCTCACAACATCGCTCTACGGATTCACGTTATTCGCAACATTGTACTGCGCATTGCATCTCCAAAGCACGCCTCTCACCGTGATCTGTGCCGTGGGCCAGGTCCTAGCTCTCATGTGGATGATGATGGGCTCCATACCTGGTGGATCCTCGGGAATGAGGTTCTTCGGCAGCATGTTCAAGTCATCCGTGTCAAATACTTTACCGATTTAACACAGGCAGTGTAGACGAGAGTGGACGCAGTGTATATTGTGATTAGTTTGGACGTGTGTGAAAAACAGTTGCCTTACGTTTTTAATAtggtatattttatgtgtataaaatcttttaaataatgtagcgaagatcaattttaaaatgttcgacTTGCCTTACTTATTTACTGAATCTACAGTTCTAGAATTCTAGATTAAAAtgagtattatatattattgaaaaaaaacctTCTTGTAATTGGAAAATATACCGTTTTGTATAGTAAGTAgctcaatttaaaattataattatattaaaaaaatatctgtttCTCAATATGTTGCCaggttataaaattaacaatgtaTTACAGAAATTGTTTCGAGTTCCTTTCCTTTCTTCTagtattatttctatatttagtTCAT encodes:
- the LOC123694728 gene encoding D-aspartate oxidase isoform X2; protein product: MDKNSPKVAVLGAGVVGLTVAKILQDRLRNVDITVVADKFKEDTVSCVAAGIFRPGLSFRGPTYEITKRWIDNSWYYWQDILKTSEADKAGVVSLSTYIFSKENYHTTKNRLIEDLVPIYRPVDENELEIAGKGWKYGSYFTTVKTSCDYYLPWIENSFVKSGGKIVNRKVDSFSSLEYDLVFNCTGMGAKYLCNDYDLVPIRGQIFKVRAPWLKTAFYGDYDAYVIPGQDGIATLGGVRQYDSYNMQVCRHDAAAIMERCLDLLPALKNVEVVAQKVGLRPHRVPVRVEAEVIDGLKVVHCYGHGGYGVMCAPGTAMDAVDIGLDVLRSNMRSKI
- the LOC123694728 gene encoding D-aspartate oxidase isoform X1, yielding MSRLKMDKNSPKVAVLGAGVVGLTVAKILQDRLRNVDITVVADKFKEDTVSCVAAGIFRPGLSFRGPTYEITKRWIDNSWYYWQDILKTSEADKAGVVSLSTYIFSKENYHTTKNRLIEDLVPIYRPVDENELEIAGKGWKYGSYFTTVKTSCDYYLPWIENSFVKSGGKIVNRKVDSFSSLEYDLVFNCTGMGAKYLCNDYDLVPIRGQIFKVRAPWLKTAFYGDYDAYVIPGQDGIATLGGVRQYDSYNMQVCRHDAAAIMERCLDLLPALKNVEVVAQKVGLRPHRVPVRVEAEVIDGLKVVHCYGHGGYGVMCAPGTAMDAVDIGLDVLRSNMRSKI
- the LOC123694729 gene encoding protein transport protein sft2, with translation MATLKSDLDDYLLQNENRRSYKFNLPFSTSNFFTRSNEETPTSTTTTSSWFDEVQKEYFTLTRTQRFMGFGICLFFGILCFILSFLYIPILLLQARKFALLFTLGSLFFIFSFSFLWGPWSHLKSMFSRERALTTSLYGFTLFATLYCALHLQSTPLTVICAVGQVLALMWMMMGSIPGGSSGMRFFGSMFKSSVSNTLPI